The following is a genomic window from Perognathus longimembris pacificus isolate PPM17 chromosome 20, ASM2315922v1, whole genome shotgun sequence.
acacagacacacagacatacacaaagTTTCTGGTATATTGATAGCAGCTAGTGATAACAGCCCTTGGGTCAGGAGCTGCCTCTTTCTAAGTGCATTAAAGAGATTTTCCCAGTGTGCCTTCACAGCAGTTATATCCTTCCCACCTCACAGAGCAAAATACTGAGGCCCACAGAAGCTAAATCCCCTAGGTAGAGTCCAGATCTACAGCATAGTGGCAGCTCAGGAAGCTGGCAAGGATGCCCCTCTATCTCTCCCTTGTCACTGCCAACAATGGCACCAAACGAATACATCCCTCACCAAAAGGCCACTTACTTCTCCCGTGGAAGCAACGGGACATCACTGTCGCCTGTGCAGCCACCTGCAGTGACTAGCACACAACAGATGCTCCAAGAAATGACACCTCAGTAGTGATGCCCAGCCTCCTCATGGTTCCCCATTTCCCCATGTGGCTCTGCTTCTGTGCCAAGGAAAACTGGCCTAGGGGCAGGCACAGAAGGGAGCACCTTTGTGGAGGTggtgcaggcaggagcaagacTACAGGAAACTAAATTCTCGGAGACTATGTAAGGCTGGACTGTTATAATTGCCAGTGACAACAACTCAAACTGAACTGACTTAATAAAGAGGAAATGTATTGAGTAGATGGGGATTTCAGGTGTAGCTGGATCCAGCTGTCCCAGTCATCACCAGGAACCTGTCTTCTCTTTGCACTCTGCTTCCCTTCAGTTGTCTCTGCTCTCAAGCAAATCAACCTGGTCCCAGGcacctccatcctcagctctgaCCAGCCTAGCAACTtcctggaaagagaaagaagtcttAAGACTTGGTTCTAAAGATTGTTCACCCTGGgctgggagtttggcctagtgatagagtgcttgcctagcatgcacaaagccctgggttcgattccttggtaccacatacacagaagaaagaaagaaagaaagaaagaaagaaagaaagaaagaaagaaagaaagaaagaaagaaagaaaggaaggaagaaaggaaggaaggaaaggaaggaaggaaggaaagaaaagccgcaagtggtactgtggctcaagttggtagggtgctatccttaagcaaaaagagttcaAAGACATTGctcggccctgagtttaagccccaggactggcaaggaaaaaaaaaaaaagcaagaaaaaaaaaagattgttcacCTTTGAGATCAAAGTGCTATTGCCCAGAAAAATGGAGAACTGACGCTGGGCAGGTAAGCACAACAGGCAGGGAAGAGGAAGACCACATGGGAATGGGAAGCAATAGAGGTAGGGCATGGTAGTATGTGCTGTAATCTCAGAACTCAGGAGGCAAAAGCAGGAGTTCTGGGGCAGTCTGGGTTAGAGAGTGAGACCCTACCTTAGAaagatgagaggagagagagggacagatagAGACATCCAGGCAGAGTCCTGCAAACCCACCCTGAAACCCCGTTTCCTCTTCAGACCCGCGCCCCCCTGTCCCCAGAAGTACCATGGCAACCAGGACCCCCGCCCCCAGAGAGAGCCCCCTCTCTGTTTGAgtgtcacctgcgtgtggccaggTCATGCGTAAGACACAGGAATGGACGCCCGCGGGGCAGCGGGGGGcacgggagggaggggaggaccgGCGGAGAGGACAGCAAAGAGCTGGGGCGCGCGGCAGGGGACGGAGGGGCGCCAAGAGGGGGCCACGGACTTCCTGCAGGGCAAACAGGGATGAAAAGAGGAAGGGCGCGTTGGCCGGGGCCATGCTGGGGAAACTGATGCAGGacgacgaggaagaggaggaagaggaggaggagaaggaggaggcggcggcggcggcggaggcggaggAGGCGGCGGAGGAGGGGGAGATGAAGCTCGGGAAGAGAGAGgcggggaggaagatggaggagaagcCCAGAAGAGCAGAGACGTGGGGAGAGGGGCCGAGCGGGAGCCGAGCCGGGAGGTGGGGAGCGAAGGAGGAGCAGGGCCGGAGGGAGAGCGCCCGGAGGCCGGGAGAGACGGGGGCCGAGAGCgggaggtgggagaggaagaAGTGGGGCGCGCACGAAGTCCCCGAGGTCCGGGGGACCCGGCTCTCCATGTGGTCCCAGCCCTCCAGCTCGTCGTTCCTCCTCCGGTCGGGGTGGTCCAGCCCGCGCCCCCCGTCCCAGCCCCCCGAGCCGGCCCCCGCCCGTCCGTCCAGGGCCCCGCGCGAAGCGGAGCCCCCGCGCTCCCCCAGCCAGGGCAGCCCGCACAGGGAGTCAGGTACGCAGGGGGCGGGGTGCCCACGGCCCTCCATCTCGGGACTGCGCGGTGGCCCTGGATCAATCACTGGCATTTCAGAGCGAGAGGCTTCTCCTAAATTCCTGAACTAGGGTCCCTTGTTCTACATTTCACGTGAGGCTCCGTAGTTCTCCGGTCAAAACGCTGGACTCTGACTGCATTTCCCATGAGGCGATGCGGCGCCCGGCCAATAATTGGGACgaaaaactacatttcccatgAGGCTCTGTGGCTTCCCGGCCAATACGCTGGAAGCAGAACTACACTTCCCATGAGCTTCCGTAGCTCTTCACCCAATACGCTGAAGCGTCAGACTACATTTCCCATGAGCCTCCGGGGTCTTAGCAACTCCTCGGAGGCCATTGTCCCCTCCTAGATACCCACCCTTCTTGTCTACCACAGTAAGCACAGAGTCTTGCCTTTCTTCTTATTCGGTTTCTCATTTTCAAGAGTCAGACCCCAGATGCTATTCCTCCCGTCCTGGCCCCCATTCCCTCTGTCAGCCCCCATCTTCCTGCCCTCCTACCTCTCTGTCTGGTCTGATCTCaatataaatacaaacaaaatgacTGGGagcttgactcaagtggtagtgagcttGCTTAACAAGCAAGAAGcgttgggttcaatccccagtatcagaGGGGAAAACAAGTCAAAAACTAAAAAGACCAAGCTAAAAATGGCTGGGtcctagtgtctcacacctgtcatcctagtgcttgggagattgggagaatcacgTTCCAGGCCAAGGGGCCTCAAGACTCAATCTCAACAGtagaagctaggcatggtggcatgtgccaCTCATCCCAGCTAGACAGGAAGACTATAACAGGTGCCTTTGGAGGTTTTAAGCATGTCATGCCAAGATGAAAAGCTTTCTATGGCTTCCCTGAGAAGGCAGATTGAGGAAGATGGAGCCATTGAGGGCTGCAGACTGTGGTTTAGGGGAGTAGGTTTTGCTCTGGTTTGGACCCTTGCAGTGGGCAGCGTAGAATCCACCACTGGGTCTGTTTGTCTTATCTCGAAGCTCGAGGAGCTAAAGCTGTGGTTAAAGAAGCAGTCATCAGGCAGGTGtgatagtacatgcctgtaatcccagaacttgggaggctgaggcagaagcagGTTTGAGACCTGTCTGGGATACATAGCAAGCCACTGTctccaataaaacagaacaaagagaAGCATACATCAGCTCTGAGCCTGTAAGGTTGTTTGatcttgtgtgtgtatggtttGGCCAATGTTTGTGTTCATAGTTCTTTTGAGATGTGATTCATCAGGGGTCTCTGTCTTGGTGCATCACAGTCATGGGTGGCCTTGTCTAGTGTTGGTCATATTCTGCTCAGAGGTGAATGCACTGGGGCTTGGCTTAGACAGCATATGGTTCCAGGCTGTTAAAACATTTGAGAGACAGAAGCAGGTGGTTGAGGCTATGGACACTAGAGCTCATGAGTTGATCCAGAGATCCAGGCTACTTTCATATTTGGTTCGCCATGTCAGAGCATCGGGATAGCAGGGGTTTTGCTACAGGCCCAGCCCAGActaaagggagggggaaaagttCCAAGActaacaatattcttttttttctggcaatTCTGGggatggaattcagggccttgcttaGTAGATGatgactaccactctaccacttcacccatgaacccagtccttttgcttttagtttttcagatagggcctcactgactttccccaggctggcctcaaacctcaatcttcctgtctctcccttcccagtagccaggattacatgtgtgtCCTCACCACACCTGGTGTAAGCAATTTTAAGCAAATGACCCCAAAGTTGGACCTCTTACTACTAACACTGTTGGTGAGGGTGTGGTCACATGACCACATATAGCTGCAAGGGAGGCTAGGCAGCTATGTGCTGGGCACTGCTGAGTACAACTTCTTGGGTTGAAGAGGAAGGGAACACAGAGATGGGCTGTAAGAACAGTCAGCTGGCCCGAAGGGGTCAGATGTGAGGCAATCATCTGTTAGGTTTCATGTAGTAGGTTTATGTTTTTAgagttctggggggggggggaatgcagcCTTGACTTAaatgcattttttgttttggcaAGACTGGCTTTGTTCCATTCTTGCTCTTAATAAGCAAGCAATAAGCTACATGAGCTACTCTAACAGTCCTTCTTTGTATTTTCAAGATAAGGTCacagagctgggcgctggtgactcacacttgtaatcctagctactcaggaggttgagatctgaagatcaccgttcgaatccagcctgggaggaggtccatgagatttttctctccacttaatcatagaaaaggccagaagtggagctgtggctcaagtggcagaatgctaacctggagcaaaaggagttcagcgACAGTTCCCAAATCcagatttcaaaccctagtactgggagaaaaaaaaaggtggagggTCTCAGTTTATACCTAGGGATGTTGTGatccttctatttgtgcttcctttagttgctaggatgacaggtgtggacgACTGTGCTCAGCCATTTGTCTAGATAGAATCGGTGAACTTTCCCaaacaggctggcctcaaactgtgaaccTCTCTATTTCTGACTCCCAAGCAGATAGGATTATTGACTTGAACCACTGTGCTTGACTCTGGACTTGAATATCAACACTGAAGCAACATGATACAATGAAGAAGCCTGTTGGAGTTGACAGAAGGGGAAGCAAAGAGAAGCAAAGCCCTTTGCTTCCTCCAGCCTGTGGGCTCCCTCTGGTGCCTTCAAGCAGAGCTTAATGGGAACACAGctgtctgagcagaaaagtcagtagGGCCCCAGATCCAGTCTCTGAAAGCCATATAAAAGGCAGCGTTTGGAGCTGAGAGATGAAAGCCCAGGAGCTGGCCTCTGTGGACAGTACTGGCCCCAAGGCTGAGGAGGGCTCAGAGCCGATGACACTGGGGTCTCTGTCCTCAGGAACTGTCCTTGTGGACCTGGAGACCCCGGAGGATATACAAGTTCGCAGCCTGGGCCGGCTCTTCAAATCCTCGTGAGTGGCCTCTTCCCCAATAGCCTCTGCTATCAGCTTCCCCAGAGGTGACAGCAGTGACACCTGACCTAGGAGACCTCTGGTGTTTATTCTCTCCTCAGGAAGCAGTATATGAGACACGTCATTGCAGAATATGAGGCGCTGGACAGAGACCTCCCCTGCATCCGCAAATTCTCGACGCCACCCGCCGCCCAGCCCCTCTGCTTGTGCATGGAGACCTCAGTGAGTGCCCCTGGCTTTCTAGTCTGGGTGGAATCAGGATTGAGGTGGCTGAGGTTCAAATCTTGGCCCTGTGGTTCACCAGATGTAGGCTTGGCACCAGCCCAGTTTGCAAGAATCAATTGTGGATTTGTGAAAAGATCACTTGTCAAACTTCAACATCCCAGAGGGGAGGCAGAGAGCCAGAGAGCCAGAGGCTGAGGCCAAAGGTGCCCTGTGAATGCATCTGCTGGGAAATTCTGTGATGTTTCAAATATAACAAAAACTCACAAGGAAAACCTCATGTTTTTGCCAGAGTTGGCCATTCTGTGGAGTACTTTGGCAATCACATCCCACAATTACAGGTGGTGGCTATGAGGAGGAGACCCTCCAGACTTCCACTCATCCTTCCTGGGAGGTGACCAACTTCATGGTTTCACACACAAGCTGAGCGTAGTGGTGCATGTCTGAATCCCAGTCAGGCAGGAGGGCGAATGTAGGAGGACTTTAGTCCAAGGCTGGTTCTGGACAAAccttgagaccctatctgaaaagttaACTAGAAAACAAGAAAGGATAGAGAGGTGACTAAAGTGGCAGAGCCAAGctggaagctctgagttcaaactccagtaccaccaaaaaagaaaagcaacgcacgcacacgcactcaCCCCTTCTTGCAAGCCTCAGCTTTTGATGGCTGAGCATCCCTTAGGACGCGCGTTAGTCGGCTCCGTGGCTTCGGGAGAAGTGAGCTCGTGGACTGGGCCCCGGAATGACGAAGGACGGGCCCCCGCCCCAGACACAGATGCCGGGCGTCTCCTGGGACGAGGGCAGCCCCTGTCCCTCCCGGACGCCACCTGGGACCCCGGCGGTTTCCATACTTGGGGAGCCAGGGTGGTGTCGTGGGGATCGGGCTGGAACCGGGACGTCTCACACTGAGCCTCTCTACCTGACTCCTCCAGGAGGATTTCACCCACCTGGAGGTGCTGCAGGCGCTGGAGGCCGAGTTACCGGGGGCCATGGAGGGCGGGCGCGTGAGCAGCATCCGCTTTGAGAACATGAACGTCATCTGCGGGACCGCGGGCCGCCGAGACCGGTGAGCGCGCGCCGGGGTCCGGGCCGAGGGGCCGTAATGTTGGTGGGCGGATCCAGAGGAAAgtgtgggggcggggccgagagCGCGTTAGCGAATGGGCGGGACCAAAGGAGGGCCGTGGGGGCGGGGTTGACGGGGTGTAGTGCGACTGGGCGGGGCCAGAAGAATGTCATGGGGTGGGGCCGAGGGCCCGTCATGCGGATGGGCGGAGCCAGAGGAAGGCCGTGGAGGCGGGGCTGAGGGCGCTTATGCTGTCGGGCGAGGTCAAAAGCacgcggtgggggcggggccgaggacgCCTAATGATGGTGGGCGGGGTTAGAAGAGACCGGCGTGACGGTGGCGATCACGAGGGGGCGTGGCCAAGATTGAGTAGTTAGGAGGGCGGAGTCGGGAGAGTGAGGGCGGGGCCGAGGATGATAGGGAAGAGCCGGATCCCTGCCTGGGGAGACCCCAGAAAAGAGAGATCCAGGATAGTGATGGGTACAAGTTAAGTCAAGATATGGGTTCTGCACCTGGACAGGCTGAGCGAGGGGGCAGCACCTAGAAAAACCCAGGTGTGAGTAGGGCAAATGACCGCCAGCCAACCAacgttcctccccttccctcccggcTCCGCTCCGCCGCAGGTGGCTCATCTCCGTCGCTGACTTCCAGACGCGCTCCCGCCTGCTGCGCTCGGGGCTCAGCCCCCGCGGGCTCGCGCACCAGCTGGTGCGCCACGATGACCTGCTGCTGGACGACTACCGCCTGCACCTGCGCCGCTCCCAGGTCCGACGGCGCATGCTCGAGGCCCTGGGGGCGGATCCGACCGAGGAAGATTGACGTGCGAGGCGGGCTCTGGCTGCGCCTGCGCCCCTCCCCGCTGGCTCGGGAGACCCAATGCCCAACCCCGGTGGATAAGGGGGCGGCGCCTCCCCAGGAAGGAGGCGGGGCCGGCTCGAGGGGGTGGATACTGCGAGTTTAATTATAAAGAATGACCTGGTACAAAAGCCATTTCTCTCTGCAAAATCTTGGTGGAGAGTCAGGGAAAGGAGGTGATGGGGGTAGGGACGAACCCCCACATTGTAACCCCGCCTCCCTAACCTTACTCCAGTCCCGATTGGACGCCGGGGTTCCGATTCCTTAAAGGGCAAACTGAGGCCAGCGGGAGGGGACTCGGGCCGTGGCAACCCACGTCTCGCGAGAACCGAGGTCTCCATCCGCCCCGCTCCCTCATCTCCCCACTCCCCTTGGAAGACAATTCTCGGGCTtttatttcaggtttttttttttctgaaaatttttttgttttagggttttttttttgttttgctttgtaatttgttattgtttctttttgccttgtGTCTCCTCTCCACCCCGCGCTGCACCCCCCCATccagtccctcctcccccctccccaccccctacgCCCTCCCCAACCCCGCGGCACCCATCCAGAATGAACAAGCCCTTGATAGACAGGCACCGCGCAGGCCCCCTGCGGACTGGGGGCATCCGACCAGGGAGAGGGGGCGGGTAGGGGCCTAGCGCGACCTCAGCTCTTCTGCTCgttacccctcccccctcccacgaCCCTCCCACAAGGTTCCCCGCAGATCCCTgacgtggtgaggggagagcgctGCCCCTCCCCTCATAGACGGAGCGCCCCCCCCTCGGGGGTAGGGGGCAGCAAGGGGGGGGAATGGGTTGGAGGGGGAGCTCCCTTCTTTGGCAGCTGAACATGGGG
Proteins encoded in this region:
- the C20H19orf81 gene encoding putative uncharacterized protein C19orf81 homolog is translated as MWSQPSSSSFLLRSGWSSPRPPSQPPEPAPARPSRAPREAEPPRSPSQGSPHRESGTVLVDLETPEDIQVRSLGRLFKSSKQYMRHVIAEYEALDRDLPCIRKFSTPPAAQPLCLCMETSEDFTHLEVLQALEAELPGAMEGGRVSSIRFENMNVICGTAGRRDRWLISVADFQTRSRLLRSGLSPRGLAHQLVRHDDLLLDDYRLHLRRSQVRRRMLEALGADPTEED